One window from the genome of Balneola sp. encodes:
- the gldC gene encoding gliding motility protein GldC, translating to MQKKDINISVELDDQNIPTDIIWNASDLKGRDTAECRAMLLSLWDAKNKDTLKLDLWTKEMTVDEMKIFFHQTLVTMADTLENATNDERISGDMRDFCAYFAEKMEIKE from the coding sequence ATGCAGAAAAAAGACATCAACATTAGTGTTGAATTAGATGACCAAAACATCCCGACGGATATTATTTGGAATGCCAGTGACTTGAAAGGTCGGGACACCGCGGAGTGCCGGGCGATGTTGCTTTCACTTTGGGATGCCAAAAATAAAGATACCCTGAAACTGGATCTTTGGACCAAAGAGATGACCGTAGATGAAATGAAAATATTCTTTCATCAAACCTTGGTAACCATGGCAGATACGCTCGAAAATGCAACCAATGACGAACGTATTTCGGGGGATATGCGTGATTTCTGTGCCTATTTCGCTGAAAAAATGGAAATCAAAGAGTGA
- the amrB gene encoding AmmeMemoRadiSam system protein B, translated as MKDKIFKSYTDPIPPLRYDVQIIPIKQNGETFLYFQDQMGYTSSDFAVPHSAQSLFSLFDGSRSVEDILEFSDEKITKEQVLEYVQFLDEKALLHSSYFKAHAEMKESNYEEFGVHENITAGLSYPDDAEELEHFLNEAFEKLPASEPVESAKALYAPHIDYRVGLNSYIKAFSSIKNLKPKRVIILATSHYSGLYPDLYEEHPFVISNKDFEMVNGTVKADRKAIQKIEDQINNDEISYGVTFQDRSHRIEHSIELHLVLLNHLWNHDFEIVPIVVGSLDELFYKSDGFQGQQVENFSGLLRDLFGSDEDTFFSISGDLAHIGKKFGDNRPAKELFDEVRSFDESFLDFGASGNSDKILNLMSKKYDPYRICGYPPLYSFLKAFPNSSGEILTYDVWDEEEQDSGVSFGSILYS; from the coding sequence GTGAAAGATAAAATCTTTAAATCCTATACCGATCCCATCCCTCCCCTACGCTACGATGTGCAGATCATTCCTATTAAACAAAACGGGGAGACCTTTCTCTATTTTCAGGACCAGATGGGATATACTTCTTCCGACTTTGCCGTTCCACATTCTGCCCAATCGCTATTTTCACTATTTGATGGTAGCAGAAGTGTGGAGGACATTCTGGAATTCAGTGATGAGAAAATCACAAAGGAGCAGGTTTTGGAATATGTCCAGTTTCTGGATGAGAAGGCTTTGCTTCACTCTTCTTATTTCAAGGCACATGCTGAAATGAAGGAGAGTAATTACGAAGAATTCGGTGTTCACGAGAATATTACCGCAGGACTTTCCTACCCAGACGATGCCGAGGAGCTGGAGCACTTTCTGAATGAGGCTTTTGAGAAACTACCTGCTTCAGAACCCGTTGAATCTGCCAAAGCACTTTATGCTCCGCATATCGATTATCGTGTCGGGCTAAATAGTTACATAAAGGCGTTTTCCTCTATAAAGAATTTAAAGCCTAAACGGGTGATCATTCTAGCTACTTCTCATTATTCAGGCCTATATCCTGATCTATATGAAGAACACCCTTTTGTGATTTCAAATAAGGATTTTGAGATGGTTAATGGTACTGTGAAAGCTGACCGGAAAGCTATCCAAAAGATCGAAGACCAAATCAACAATGACGAAATTAGCTATGGGGTAACCTTCCAAGACCGGTCGCACCGGATTGAACACAGCATAGAGCTTCACCTCGTGCTGCTCAATCATTTATGGAATCATGACTTTGAAATAGTCCCAATTGTGGTGGGAAGTTTGGATGAGCTATTCTATAAATCCGATGGGTTTCAGGGTCAGCAAGTAGAAAATTTCTCAGGATTACTCCGCGATCTTTTTGGGAGTGATGAGGATACCTTCTTTTCGATCAGCGGAGATTTGGCGCACATCGGAAAGAAATTTGGAGATAATAGACCGGCAAAAGAACTGTTTGATGAAGTGCGAAGTTTCGATGAGTCTTTTCTTGATTTCGGAGCATCCGGTAACTCAGATAAAATCCTCAATTTGATGAGCAAGAAATACGACCCCTACCGAATTTGCGGTTACCCTCCCCTCTATTCTTTCCTCAAAGCTTTCCCCAACTCCTCCGGTGAAATCCTCACCTATGATGTTTGGGATGAGGAAGAACAAGACAGTGGCGTGAGTTTTGGGTCTATTCTATATTCTTAA
- the nth gene encoding endonuclease III translates to MSNNKEPKLPKLPRKSKKQKERAEEILSELYTHYPNPHCELEHKNPFELLIATILSAQCTDVRVNKTTPALFETYPTPELMKDAPLEELEELVRSTGFYRNKAKSLKETSTILVEEFDGKVPQNMKDLLKLRGAARKTANVVLGNAFNINVGVVVDTHVKRISNRFGLTKEKKNTNKIEKDLMALFPRENWTDLSHLMIHHGRNACKARISEAPDHPLCKKYGKNCKCQKMRDD, encoded by the coding sequence ATGTCAAATAACAAAGAGCCTAAACTTCCGAAACTCCCCCGAAAATCAAAGAAGCAAAAAGAGCGAGCGGAAGAAATTCTCAGCGAGTTGTATACCCATTATCCAAACCCGCATTGTGAGCTGGAGCATAAAAATCCTTTTGAATTGCTGATTGCCACCATCTTGAGTGCGCAGTGTACGGATGTTCGGGTCAACAAAACCACTCCTGCTTTGTTTGAAACATACCCAACTCCGGAACTGATGAAAGATGCCCCGCTGGAAGAGCTGGAAGAACTAGTGCGTTCCACAGGATTCTACCGAAATAAGGCAAAGTCACTCAAGGAGACTTCTACCATTTTGGTTGAGGAATTTGATGGAAAAGTGCCTCAGAATATGAAAGACTTACTCAAGCTCCGAGGCGCTGCCCGAAAGACAGCAAACGTAGTTTTGGGAAATGCTTTTAACATCAATGTCGGTGTGGTTGTTGATACGCATGTAAAGCGAATTTCTAACCGGTTTGGACTCACTAAAGAGAAAAAGAATACCAACAAAATCGAAAAAGATCTGATGGCATTATTTCCCCGTGAAAACTGGACGGATTTATCTCATCTGATGATTCATCACGGACGAAACGCCTGCAAAGCCCGGATTTCAGAAGCGCCAGACCATCCCCTCTGCAAAAAATACGGCAAGAATTGCAAATGCCAGAAAATGCGGGATGATTAA
- a CDS encoding glycine--tRNA ligase, producing MSNLDSLDKIVSLAKARGFIFQSSEIYGGLSAVYDYGPLGVELKRNIRDAWWKEMTRRHNNIVGVDAAIFMHPKVWEASGHVGGFNDPMIDDKQSKKRYRADMIIEQHIQKLRDNDKDDEANRIQELLDTTGTRKGVNEDLYDIIMEEEIRAPESGAFDWTEVRQFNLMFKTQFGATSTEEDGVYLRPETAQGIFVNYKNVMDTSRTSIPFGIAQTGKAFRNEVVARQFVFRMREFEQMEMQYFVKPGTDEEEYEKWLEKRLEWHKFMGIREENLRTAPHPEDKLAHYARAAADIQYKYPIGWQEVEGIHNRTDFDLTQHAEHSGKKLDYYDQKNQERFVPYVIETSVGLDRLTLMVLCDAYREEEVDGDTRTVLKMNPKIAPTQVGIFPLIKKDKLQDLAYKIEEDLREEFSVLYDESGSIGKRYRRQDEAGTPFCVTVDFDGVESEGEDTVTIRYRDDMSQERVPVSRLAEVIRDGMKDWKPE from the coding sequence ATGTCGAATTTGGACAGTCTCGATAAAATTGTATCACTTGCTAAAGCTCGTGGTTTCATTTTTCAATCCTCAGAAATTTACGGTGGGCTCAGTGCTGTATATGATTACGGCCCTCTCGGTGTAGAGCTCAAACGAAATATCCGTGATGCCTGGTGGAAAGAAATGACCCGTCGCCACAATAATATTGTAGGTGTTGATGCAGCTATTTTCATGCATCCAAAGGTATGGGAAGCCAGTGGTCACGTAGGCGGATTCAACGATCCGATGATTGATGACAAGCAGTCCAAAAAACGCTACCGTGCGGATATGATCATTGAGCAGCATATTCAAAAGCTGCGAGACAATGATAAGGATGATGAAGCCAATCGCATTCAGGAACTGCTGGACACAACCGGAACACGTAAGGGGGTGAATGAAGATCTCTATGATATCATAATGGAAGAAGAAATTCGGGCACCTGAATCCGGAGCATTTGACTGGACGGAAGTACGCCAGTTTAACTTGATGTTCAAGACACAGTTTGGAGCTACCTCTACAGAAGAAGATGGAGTTTACCTCCGTCCTGAAACCGCTCAGGGAATTTTTGTGAACTACAAGAATGTGATGGATACGTCCAGAACATCGATTCCATTTGGGATTGCCCAAACCGGAAAGGCCTTCCGTAATGAAGTTGTAGCACGTCAGTTTGTATTCCGAATGCGTGAATTTGAGCAGATGGAAATGCAATATTTCGTGAAGCCGGGAACTGACGAAGAAGAATATGAAAAATGGCTGGAGAAACGCCTTGAGTGGCATAAGTTCATGGGGATTCGTGAGGAAAACCTACGAACAGCTCCACATCCGGAAGACAAGCTCGCTCACTATGCCCGGGCTGCTGCCGACATTCAGTACAAATACCCGATTGGCTGGCAGGAAGTGGAAGGCATTCACAACCGAACCGATTTTGACTTAACCCAGCACGCAGAGCATTCCGGAAAGAAACTGGATTACTACGATCAGAAAAATCAGGAGCGTTTTGTTCCTTATGTAATTGAGACCTCAGTAGGACTCGACCGCCTTACGCTAATGGTACTTTGTGATGCTTATCGAGAAGAGGAAGTAGACGGCGATACCCGAACGGTTCTAAAGATGAATCCAAAAATTGCACCTACTCAGGTTGGTATTTTCCCGCTTATCAAAAAGGATAAACTGCAGGATTTGGCTTATAAAATTGAAGAAGATCTTCGGGAAGAATTTTCGGTGCTCTATGACGAGTCCGGTTCCATCGGTAAACGCTATCGCCGACAGGATGAAGCAGGTACACCTTTCTGCGTAACCGTCGATTTTGACGGAGTGGAATCTGAAGGTGAGGATACGGTTACCATTCGTTACCGTGATGATATGAGTCAGGAGCGGGTGCCGGTATCAAGACTTGCAGAAGTAATCCGGGACGGAATGAAAGACTGGAAGCCGGAGTAA